The following are encoded in a window of Massilia sp. R2A-15 genomic DNA:
- a CDS encoding MvaI/BcnI family restriction endonuclease, translated as MNTFPSGFEHAPRSVAELSSLLASVGADLALLKVLPKNANDKNQIYLAADFGVLYDLFDLTLAERGESASETKARSEPGSRISEAVFNSFAWLRRDGTLVPAKRLKAIIYSQYPEARLSGLHTVDNTMPQALSVAYTKLHPEAKRLLVLARLPRGKCIGIVCLDFSPAFELELAALPGFERARACKRLTAEQGNSSKLEARLAAVLGRSVRGCRLDTYGRSLPFSGTQVCGYTLEHELGINPNSDSDGDLYGIELKTHTQIKVTLFTPEPDGGFYAKDFAGFMKKYGYRDSDGDLRLTGIHRAGVTCAKSGLTLQVREFRGEGGERRAYPYDPATPLTAKFDAVDVVLAGPDGEVAASWSLERLMNCWGAKHNEVVYIAASRVRNPDSAEFDAGYEHLVRFETTVIWCRNTTAERLLKAISDGVIFLDPAPKLHATDPSKNKRRAQWRVNDITKAASALYSVVEFRTVAPVAS; from the coding sequence ATGAACACTTTTCCGTCCGGGTTTGAACACGCCCCCCGTTCAGTCGCAGAACTTTCGTCGCTCCTGGCATCCGTGGGGGCGGATCTTGCGCTGCTGAAGGTACTGCCAAAGAACGCCAACGACAAGAATCAGATTTATCTGGCCGCCGACTTTGGTGTTCTGTATGACCTGTTTGACTTGACGCTGGCCGAACGCGGCGAAAGTGCGAGCGAAACGAAGGCGCGGTCCGAGCCGGGCAGCCGGATTTCTGAGGCCGTATTCAACAGTTTCGCCTGGTTGCGGCGTGACGGCACGCTGGTGCCGGCCAAGCGACTCAAGGCAATTATCTATTCGCAGTATCCCGAAGCGCGACTGTCCGGCCTGCACACCGTTGACAATACAATGCCGCAGGCGCTGTCCGTCGCGTACACGAAGCTGCATCCGGAAGCAAAGCGACTGCTGGTGCTGGCCCGTCTGCCGCGCGGTAAATGCATCGGTATTGTCTGTCTGGACTTTTCGCCCGCATTTGAGCTTGAGCTCGCAGCGCTGCCGGGCTTTGAGCGCGCCCGCGCCTGCAAACGCCTGACCGCCGAACAGGGCAATAGCAGCAAACTCGAGGCTCGCCTCGCCGCCGTTCTCGGCCGGTCCGTGCGCGGCTGCCGACTCGATACATACGGCCGCTCGCTGCCATTTTCCGGAACACAGGTGTGCGGTTATACGCTCGAACACGAGCTCGGTATTAATCCCAATTCGGATTCCGATGGCGATCTGTACGGCATCGAGTTGAAGACGCACACGCAGATCAAGGTCACGCTGTTTACGCCGGAGCCCGACGGTGGCTTCTATGCGAAAGACTTCGCCGGCTTCATGAAGAAGTACGGGTACCGCGACAGCGACGGTGACCTGCGGCTGACAGGCATACACCGCGCCGGCGTGACCTGCGCTAAGTCGGGACTTACGCTACAGGTCCGCGAATTTCGCGGAGAGGGCGGCGAGCGCAGGGCATACCCCTACGATCCTGCGACACCGCTGACCGCGAAATTTGATGCTGTTGACGTCGTACTGGCCGGGCCGGACGGGGAGGTCGCCGCCTCTTGGAGTCTTGAGCGCCTGATGAACTGCTGGGGCGCGAAGCACAACGAGGTCGTCTATATCGCGGCGTCCAGGGTCCGGAATCCCGACAGCGCGGAATTCGACGCCGGATATGAGCATCTTGTGAGGTTCGAAACGACGGTTATTTGGTGCCGCAACACGACGGCCGAGCGGCTTCTGAAGGCGATCAGTGACGGCGTCATTTTTCTCGATCCGGCACCCAAGCTGCATGCGACCGACCCCTCGAAGAATAAACGGCGCGCGCAGTGGCGCGTCAATGACATCACGAAGGCCGCGAGCGCCTTGTATTCGGTGGTTGAATTCAGGACGGTCGCGCCGGTTGCATCCTGA